Within the Herbaspirillum sp. RTI4 genome, the region GACGCGGCGAACATCCGCAGCAACACCTCAGCCAATTCAAGGGCATCATCCACGCCGACGGATTTGCGCGATACGATGCGTTGTATGGCGCGGTGCGGCGGCAAGCTGCCTGCTGGGCACATGCCAGACGCAAGTTCTATGAACTGACGAAATCGCATCCATCACCGGCGGCGGGCGAGGCCGTGCGTCGCATTGCGGCACTGTATGCCATTGAGGATCAAATCAGGGGCGAGCCCCCCGGATAAACGCTGGCAAGTAAGAACCGAGCACAGCAAACCACTGCTCGATAGCATGCGAGCGTGGCTCGACACACTGATCCCAGCGTTATCGAGTAAATCGGCGCTCGCCGGTGCGATCTACTATGCGCTTAATCGGTGGGACGCATTGAACACGTTCGTCCAGGATGGTCGTGCTGAGATCGATAACAATGCGGCCGAGCGCGCGTTGCGTGCCGTGGTATTGGGACGCAAAAACTTCTTATTTGCCGGTTCCGAGTCTGGCGGCGAACGCGCGGCCGCCCTGTACAGCCTGATCGGCACGGCCAAACTCAACGGCATTGAACCCGAGGCGTACCTGCGCGAAGTGCTCACGCGCATTGCGGATCACCCGGTGAATCGGATCGACGATCTGCTACCCTGGAACATCGCCTCCAGCACACGCCGCGAAGCTTAAAAAGCTTATCGAAGTGCCCATTTAATTTTAAATGGGCACTTGTGTCATGCCGCGGATCAATATCTCGCCATCGGAAATACGCCTCTCGCTAGATGCCGTCGCTCGACGCTTACGGTTCAACGGTCATGACGTGCACACGTATACGAAGGAGGTGCTGGAACGCTTACCCTCACTGTCGGCCAGTCGTATCCGTGAACTGTTGCCGCATTGCTGGGTGCCGGCAACTTAAGCCTGACTCACTCATTGCGCCAATATCTCGGCGTCAAGATGACTTGGCCGGGGGCTTACAGCCATTCCGACGCTATCGTCAAAGAACGTAACGCCGCACAGCTTTCGACACGCAGCCGCTGTCCATCTGATAGCTGCCGGCGCGGATGTCACTGTGATCCGAAGCTGGCTAGGACATGTCAGCCTCAATACCACCAATCACTACGCCCAAGCCAATCTGGACACCAAGCGAGCGGCCCTAGAGCTGCTCGATCATTCTTCAAAACAGCTAAAAAACCTCCGCGGTGGAAGCGTGACGAACGCTTGCTCGCCTGGCTCGATTCGCTCTGATCGATGCCATAAATAATGTGAAGGAGAATCGCTGCCAACGCCGGTCAGGCAAGGCCAAGATTGGGGTTCCTTCACGTTATTCGTTCCTGCTGATAACCTGCGTTATCGCCAGCTGGCGATAACGCAGGAGCGCCACCGAAGAAGGCACGATTGTGCGCTTCCAGCACCATCTCCGGCTTAGCGACGTAAGCGTCCAGCCGTCCCATGTAGAGTAAATACTTTGTTTAAGAAAAATGGGATATAGCCTACGCCAATCTTTGCTAATCCGTAATCAGTGAATTTAATAACCGGAGGCTATCCCAGCTTTGCCAGTAAACTTTCCGGTTTTAGATGCGTATATCGTTTGAGCATCTGCATACTTTTATGCCCGGTAATGCTAGCTACTTCCATAGGATGTAACCCTCGTTCGAAAAGTAGCGAAGTGGCTTCGTGGCGCAGATCGTGCCATCGTAGATTTTCAATCCCCAATTTGAGTAACATTTTTTTCCATATACAGACCACAGCATTTGATGTGGTATTTAGAATTAATCCAGTTGGTCGGTTCGCAAGATGCCCAAATTCATCTCTTGGATGAATTGACTCGAGTATGGTGATTGTTCGGCTAGACATGGGCAGTACTGCAGGAACGCCTTTGTTTTCCGGTCCTCGTGCATCCGATGGCATCCTGATCATGCGCGCAGGTAAATCAATCCATTCCCAGCGAAGTTTGAATAGTGTGCCTTGGCGCAAACTAGTTTCAATTGCGAGTCCAAAAGCAGGTAACGCAAAACAATTACTATGCGCGCTTAAACATGAATGAATCAGTTCGTACTCACCGGGCAGTAAGCGGCGATCGCGGGCTCTACTACCCCCAGGCTTGCGAATGTTGTCCAGAGGGTTAATGAGGCCCTCCATTCCCCATTCTTTACGGGCAATCTCGTAAAGGTGGCTGATGATCTGAAGTTCTAGCCGGATGGTGTTCTCTGCGCGTCCATCATTGCGCCGTTCATCGCGATAGCGGGCAAAATCCGCACCACGAAGATTGGCCAGCGTGCGATAAGCAAGATCGTTTTTCAACCAGCGATCGATGCGACGGTTTTCTTGATAGGGGTGTCGCTTCGTGGGGACTATTTCTCGTTTATACCGTTCGAGTGCTGCCGACAATAACGTACTCTCAGCTTCGGTTCTATCGACAAAGAGTCCAGAATCCATTTCGGATTCAATGAGGCGCGCCCATTTTTGCGCTTCCCCCCGCGAGTCGAACGTACGGTAAATTGGTTTGTACCCTTTGCGCCTAACTTCCGCACGCCAAAATGCGCCACGTTGATTTATATATGCCATGCCAGATTCTCCAAAAGTTGATTAAACGCTTGGTCTGGATTTTTTCATTCCGGCAGAATTCCGGCAAAGGCCAGTTTTTGAAGCTTTTCAGATATCTATAGACGAAAAAAAAGCACTACGATTTCTCGTAAGTGCTTGATTCTCTACTACATGAATTCTGGCTCCCCGACCTGGACTCGAACCAGGGACCTGCGGATTAACAGTCCGTCGCTCTACCAACTGAGCTATCAGGGAACAGGGAAAAGATTATGACCGATTTTCCACTGCTTGTCAAAAGCTTCTTGCACTTATTTGCTATGAAACTCGTGCGGTGAAGCCCTTAACAACAAGTGCGTGATATTACAGCAATTCTTAATTTATAGCACCTGAGAAATTGCATCGACCACAGCGTCGATGTTGCGCGTGTTCAGTGCCGCGACGCAAATACGTCCGGTATCGATCGCATAAATCGAAAAGTCGGTACGAAGACGATCAACTTGCGGTTTCGTCAACCCGGAATACGAAAACATCCCGCGCTGATGATTGATGAAATCGAATTCCTGACCCGGCGCCTTGGCCTTGAGCTTGGTCACCAGCAGTTCACGCATCGCACGAATCCGTACGCGCATTTCGGCGAGCTCACCTTCCCACAGCGCGCGCAACTCAGGTGATGCCAGCACTGTCGCAACCACCTGACCACCATGATTAGGCGGATTGGAGTAGTTGGTACGCACAACACGCTTGAGCTGCGACAGCACACGAGACACTTCTTCCTGACTAGCCGCAACAATGCTCAGTGCGCCGACACGCTCGCCATACAGCGAGAACGACTTGGAAAACGAATTCGATACAAACAGCGGACCGCCTGCATCGACAAAACGGCGCACAACAGCACCGTCTTCATCAATACCATCGCCGAAACCTTGATACGCCATATCCAGAAAAGGAATCAGCGCGCGCTTGGTGATGACATCAATCACCTGGGTCCACTCATCATGCGACAAATCAGCGCCGGTTGGATTGTGGCAGCAGGCATGCAACAGCACGACCGAGCCACTCGGCATCGTATTGAGCGCTTCCAGCATGCCGCTGAAATTGACGCCGCGCGTGGCAGCATCGTAATAGGGATAATTGTTAACCGTGAAACCGGCCATTTCAAACAGCGCCCGATGATTTTCCCAGCTCGGATCGCTGATCCAGATCTGGGTCGAGGACGGTGCGAAATGCTTGAGGAAATCCGCGCCCAGTTTCAACGCACCGGTGCCGCCAATGGCCTGCACAGTAATCGCGCGCTTCTCTTCCAGCACCTTGCTGCCAACGCCAAACACCAGTTCCTGCACAGTCTTGTCGTACAAAGCCAGACCATCGATAGGCAGATAAGTACGCGGCGCCAGCTTGGCAATCAGCTCAGCTTCGGCACGACGCACGCACTCCAGCAAAGGCACCTTGCCATTGTCATCGGAATAAACGCCGACGCCGAGGTTGGTTTTGGCTGGATTTTTATCCGCATTGAAGGCATCGGTAATGCCAAGAATCGGATCGCGGGGCGCCATTTCGATGGCGGAGAACAAGGAGGGGCTGATAGAGGCGGTCATCGTGATAACATAAAAAGTTGACTGCAAGCAGGCGCTAAACAGTTTACAACTGCGCAATTTTACCAAAAGTGAAAGACAATGGCTGAACTATCCCCGCTTAGCACCGCTCTGGACGAGAGCAAATTCATCAGCTTCCCTGGCTCCCCCTTCAAATTATTCCAACCTTTCCCCCCTGCCGGCGACCAACCCGCCGCGATTGAAAAGCTGGTCGAAGGGATCAACGACGGTCTTTTTTTCCAGACTCTGCTGGGCGTCACCGGCTCCGGAAAAACCTACACCATGGCCAACGTGATTGCGCGCATGGGACGTCCCGCCATCATTTTTGCCCCTAACAAAACCCTCGCCGCGCAGTTGTACAGCGAGTTCCGGGAATTTTTCCCGGAAAATGCGGTGGAGTATTTCGTCAGCTACTACGATTACTACCAGCCGGAAGCCTACGTCCCGCAGCGCGATCTGTTCATCGAAAAAGATTCCTCGATCAATGAGCATATCGAACAGATGCGTCTGTCCTGCACCAAATCGCTGATGGAACGACGCGACGTGGTGATCGTCGCCACCGTCTCGGCGATCTACGGTATCGGTAATCCCAACGAATACCACCAGATGATCCTGACGCTGCGCGCCAAGGAAAAAGTCAGCCAGCGCGACGTCATTGCCCGCCTGATTCAAATGCAATACACGCGCAACGAAATCGATTTCGGCCGCGGCACGTTCCGCGTGCGCGGCGACACCATCGACGTCTTCCCTGCCGAACACGCCGACCTGGCGCTGCGCATCGAAACCTTCGACGATCAAATCGACACGCTGCAATTATTCGACCCCCTCACCGGTCGCGTGCGGCAAAAAATTCAGCGCTTTACCGTCTATCCCGGTTCACATTACGTCACGCCGCGCGCGACGGTGCTACGCGCCATCGAAACCATCAAGGACGAATTGCGTGAACGCCTCGACTGGTTCCGCAAGGAAAACCGTCTGATCGAAGAACAGCGGCTGGAACAGCGCACCCGTTTCGATCTGGAAATGATGCAGGAAATCGGCTTCACCAAAGGCATTGAAAATTATTCGCGCCATCTGAGCGGTGCCAAAGCCGGCGATCCGCCGCCGACGCTGGTCGATTACCTGCCCAAAGATGCGCTGATGTTCATGGATGAGTCGCATGTGCTGGTAGGCCAGTTGAACGGCATGTACAACGGCGACCGCGCCCGCAAAACCAACCTGGTCGATTACGGTTTCCGGCTGCCCTCCGCGCTGGACAACCGCCCGCTGCGCTTCGACGAATTCGAAGGCAAGATGCGGCAAACCATCTTCGTTTCCGCCACCCCGGCCGACTACGAAAAAGGTCGCGCCGATCAGGTGGTGGAGCAAGTGGTGCGCCCGACCGGACTGGTCGATCCGCTCATCATCGTCCGTCCCGCCTCCACGCAAGTCGACGACCTGATGACGGAAATTCATATCCGCGTCAAAAAGAACGAGCGCGTGCTGGTCACTACGCTGACCAAGCGCATGTCCGAGCAACTGACCGAATTCCTCAGCGACAACGGCATCAAGGTGCGTTATCTGCACAGCGACATCGATACCGTCGAACGCGTCGAAATTCTGCGCGACCTGCGACTCGGCACCTTCGACGTACTGGTCGGCATCAACTTGCTGCGCGAAGGTCTCGATTTGCCGGAAGTGTCGCTGGTCGCGATTCTCGACGCCGACAAAGAAGGCTTCCTGCGTTCCGAACGCAGCCTGATTCAAACCATCGGCCGCGCCGCGCGGAATCTGAACGGCGTCGCCATCCTGTACGGCGACAAAGTCACCGACTCCATGCGCAAAGCCATCGATGAAACCGAACGACGTCGCAACAAGCAGATTGCCTTCAACACCGCCAACGGCATCACACCGAGGGGTATCAAAAAAGAAATCCGCGACCTGATCGACGGCGTCTACAGCCCGCAGGAAGCGCGCATCGAACTCAAGGCCGCGCAAGAACAGGCAGGCTAT harbors:
- a CDS encoding transposase domain-containing protein, whose amino-acid sequence is MPRINISPSEIRLSLDAVARRLRFNGHDVHTYTKEVLERLPSLSASRIRELLPHCWVPAT
- a CDS encoding site-specific integrase, with the protein product MAYINQRGAFWRAEVRRKGYKPIYRTFDSRGEAQKWARLIESEMDSGLFVDRTEAESTLLSAALERYKREIVPTKRHPYQENRRIDRWLKNDLAYRTLANLRGADFARYRDERRNDGRAENTIRLELQIISHLYEIARKEWGMEGLINPLDNIRKPGGSRARDRRLLPGEYELIHSCLSAHSNCFALPAFGLAIETSLRQGTLFKLRWEWIDLPARMIRMPSDARGPENKGVPAVLPMSSRTITILESIHPRDEFGHLANRPTGLILNTTSNAVVCIWKKMLLKLGIENLRWHDLRHEATSLLFERGLHPMEVASITGHKSMQMLKRYTHLKPESLLAKLG
- a CDS encoding amino acid aminotransferase, which encodes MTASISPSLFSAIEMAPRDPILGITDAFNADKNPAKTNLGVGVYSDDNGKVPLLECVRRAEAELIAKLAPRTYLPIDGLALYDKTVQELVFGVGSKVLEEKRAITVQAIGGTGALKLGADFLKHFAPSSTQIWISDPSWENHRALFEMAGFTVNNYPYYDAATRGVNFSGMLEALNTMPSGSVVLLHACCHNPTGADLSHDEWTQVIDVITKRALIPFLDMAYQGFGDGIDEDGAVVRRFVDAGGPLFVSNSFSKSFSLYGERVGALSIVAASQEEVSRVLSQLKRVVRTNYSNPPNHGGQVVATVLASPELRALWEGELAEMRVRIRAMRELLVTKLKAKAPGQEFDFINHQRGMFSYSGLTKPQVDRLRTDFSIYAIDTGRICVAALNTRNIDAVVDAISQVL
- the uvrB gene encoding excinuclease ABC subunit UvrB; its protein translation is MAELSPLSTALDESKFISFPGSPFKLFQPFPPAGDQPAAIEKLVEGINDGLFFQTLLGVTGSGKTYTMANVIARMGRPAIIFAPNKTLAAQLYSEFREFFPENAVEYFVSYYDYYQPEAYVPQRDLFIEKDSSINEHIEQMRLSCTKSLMERRDVVIVATVSAIYGIGNPNEYHQMILTLRAKEKVSQRDVIARLIQMQYTRNEIDFGRGTFRVRGDTIDVFPAEHADLALRIETFDDQIDTLQLFDPLTGRVRQKIQRFTVYPGSHYVTPRATVLRAIETIKDELRERLDWFRKENRLIEEQRLEQRTRFDLEMMQEIGFTKGIENYSRHLSGAKAGDPPPTLVDYLPKDALMFMDESHVLVGQLNGMYNGDRARKTNLVDYGFRLPSALDNRPLRFDEFEGKMRQTIFVSATPADYEKGRADQVVEQVVRPTGLVDPLIIVRPASTQVDDLMTEIHIRVKKNERVLVTTLTKRMSEQLTEFLSDNGIKVRYLHSDIDTVERVEILRDLRLGTFDVLVGINLLREGLDLPEVSLVAILDADKEGFLRSERSLIQTIGRAARNLNGVAILYGDKVTDSMRKAIDETERRRNKQIAFNTANGITPRGIKKEIRDLIDGVYSPQEARIELKAAQEQAGYGVMNEKQAAKEMKRLEKLMHDSAKNLDFEKAATTRDQLHALKAQFFGAPGRDNI